In one Acomys russatus chromosome X, mAcoRus1.1, whole genome shotgun sequence genomic region, the following are encoded:
- the LOC127184813 gene encoding uncharacterized protein LOC127184813, translating into MDAFTSNTKRFAGVKEWIFRLAGLVFSVLSSGCGIILANSKYWRLWEFNDKMVQLVYIGLWEAYYYREFNISGTMTRILVHSPINSDWTISPEFRCAQSLILLAMLIKPVVVIFSSAAIRVSIISASVHKIQILCYMCCIPILFLSSLCTIISVTLNYVVDIFGETTLDFPHTFPVNKIDLIKKHRTQVVPLGVLTATFSLLGVIMFLCEVRSLKAQYNMKAKLSSKQVDQRPEIRVLVLSSCGRGLHGQISTLT; encoded by the exons ATGGATGCCTTCACCTCCAACACTAAAAG ATTTGCTGGAGTGAAGGAGTGGATCTTCAGACTGGCTGGCTTAGTTTTTAGCGTCTTATCTTCGGGATGTGGAATAATCCTTGCAAACAGCAAATACTGGCGTCTCTGGGAATTCAACGACAAGATGGTTCAGCTTGTGTACATCGGACTCTGGGAAGCTTATTACTATCGAGAATTTAACATCTCTGGTACTATGACCAGAATTCTGGTGCACAGCCCTATCAACTCAGATTGGACCATTTCACCTGAATTTCGATGTGCCCAGAGTCTGATATTACTGGCAATGCTGATAAAACCTGTCGTGGTGATTTTTAGCTCAGCAGCCATTAGGGTCAGCATTATCAGTGCCTCAGTCCATAAGATTCAAATACTGTGCTACATGTGCTGTATCCCAATTCTGTTTCTCAGTAGCCTTTGTACCATTATTTCAGTGACCTTGAACTACGTAGTAGATATCTTTGGTGAAACCACCCTTGACTTTCCACACACCTTTCCAGTTAACAAAATAGATCTGATTAAGAAACACAGAACCCAAGTGGTCCCATTAGGTGTCCTGACAGCCACTTTTTCCCTTCTTGGTGTGATTATGTTCCTTTGTGAGGTCAGGTCATTGAAAGCACAGTATAACATGAAGGCCAAGCTTTCTTCCAAACAGGTGGACCAAAGGCCAGAAATAAGGGTGTTGGTGCTTTCAAGTTGTGGCAGGGGACTCCATGGCCAAATTTCTACACTGACGTGA